In the genome of Ignavibacteriales bacterium, one region contains:
- the pyk gene encoding pyruvate kinase, whose amino-acid sequence MKNYPDNFSKTKMLCTLGPATSSLGTIKQLLNAGTDGVRLNFSHGNYDFYETLYHNIHEACVAENLPLAVLIDLQGPKIRLGELSQPEIYISTGDIIKITTDDHIGTKEMISTSYKSLVDDARIGDKILIDDGLIKLRITGKEDKSVICEIEEGGILRPKKGMNLPGMKLSTASVTEKDFRDLEFALKHRVDFIALSFVREAEDVIKLKEWLKKKNSSIPVIAKIEKPEAVENFESILNAADGIMVARGDLGVEMAPQEVPIIQKKIILRCNAVGKLVITATQMLESMVNNPVPTRAEASDVANAVWDGTDVVMLSAETSVGKFPVQSVKIMNDILKNSDDHSIEMIEHKVEVPSTLEENLFDSVGRAISMLSKQVNARAIVVLTNKGRTAINFSKFRPKAKIIALSDSFDTMNKLCLRWGVIPVYMDSIDKEHMAIDKAKKIILENGCVKKDDVVVFASGAPYSDKSRVNWLRIEVIE is encoded by the coding sequence ATGAAAAACTACCCTGATAATTTCTCAAAGACTAAAATGTTGTGCACGCTTGGTCCCGCAACATCATCACTAGGCACAATCAAGCAATTATTAAACGCAGGCACGGATGGTGTGAGACTGAATTTTTCTCACGGCAATTATGATTTTTACGAAACGCTCTACCATAATATTCACGAAGCTTGTGTCGCGGAGAATTTACCACTCGCAGTTCTTATTGATCTACAGGGACCTAAAATACGACTTGGTGAACTTTCACAACCGGAAATTTATATATCGACAGGAGACATAATAAAGATCACAACTGACGACCATATCGGTACAAAGGAAATGATCTCAACTTCTTATAAAAGCCTTGTTGATGATGCGAGAATAGGTGATAAAATTTTAATAGATGACGGATTAATAAAACTTCGCATCACCGGCAAAGAAGACAAAAGTGTGATTTGTGAGATAGAAGAAGGAGGAATCCTTCGTCCTAAAAAAGGGATGAACCTTCCGGGAATGAAACTTTCTACGGCATCAGTTACTGAAAAAGATTTCAGAGACCTTGAATTCGCTTTGAAACACCGAGTTGATTTTATCGCGCTGTCATTTGTCCGTGAGGCAGAAGATGTTATCAAACTCAAAGAATGGCTGAAGAAAAAAAATTCTTCTATTCCAGTAATTGCTAAGATTGAAAAACCTGAAGCGGTAGAAAATTTTGAATCAATATTGAATGCAGCGGATGGTATAATGGTTGCACGAGGTGATCTTGGAGTTGAAATGGCTCCCCAGGAAGTTCCTATCATCCAGAAAAAAATTATTCTGAGATGTAACGCTGTCGGAAAGCTTGTCATTACCGCGACACAAATGCTTGAGTCGATGGTTAATAACCCGGTGCCGACTAGAGCAGAAGCATCTGATGTTGCTAACGCTGTGTGGGACGGGACTGATGTTGTGATGTTAAGCGCGGAAACATCCGTTGGTAAGTTCCCTGTTCAATCAGTAAAAATTATGAATGACATTTTAAAGAATTCTGATGATCATTCAATTGAAATGATTGAACACAAAGTAGAAGTACCGTCAACACTTGAGGAAAATTTATTTGATTCAGTCGGACGTGCCATATCAATGTTAAGCAAGCAGGTTAACGCACGTGCGATTGTTGTTTTGACTAATAAAGGAAGAACTGCAATTAATTTCTCTAAGTTCAGACCGAAAGCAAAAATAATCGCACTCTCTGACAGCTTTGACACAATGAACAAACTTTGTTTACGATGGGGTGTGATTCCTGTTTATATGGATTCGATTGATAAAGAGCATATGGCAATTGATAAAGCAAAAAAAATAATTTTAGAAAACGGCTGCGTTAAAAAAGATGACGTTGTTGTGTTTGCTTCCGGCGCACCTTATTCAGATAAAAGCAGAGTGAACTGGTTACGGATTGAAGTAATAGAATAA
- the amrS gene encoding AmmeMemoRadiSam system radical SAM enzyme, which produces MFDVKEALWWKPVENDKILCTLCPRYCKMGDGQPGFCYIRQNQNGKLITLGYGRPTGFAIDPVEKKPLNHFYPGTDILSFGTAGCNLGCKFCQNWSISKAKLDDLNALDVSPEDVVRLAKKYSAPSIAFTYNDPTIFGEYVIDISRIAREEKIKSVMVTAGYIDKEARKDVYQYIDAANVDLKAFTEKFYHKVTFSHLDDVLDTLLWLKNETDIWFEITTLLIPDENDSDEEIKNECDWILKNLGDSIPLHFTAFHPDFKMMEKSRTPEATLIRARSIALSMGVKFCYVGNVHNAEGQITYCPSCKTKLIERDWHKVLHNRIVKDRCYKCSSKIPGCF; this is translated from the coding sequence ATGTTTGATGTAAAAGAAGCGTTATGGTGGAAGCCTGTTGAGAACGATAAAATACTTTGTACGCTTTGTCCTCGTTACTGTAAAATGGGCGATGGTCAGCCGGGCTTTTGCTATATTCGTCAAAATCAAAACGGAAAATTAATCACTCTTGGTTATGGACGACCAACTGGTTTTGCAATTGATCCTGTTGAAAAAAAACCGCTCAATCATTTTTATCCCGGTACAGACATTCTAAGTTTTGGTACAGCAGGCTGCAATCTTGGCTGCAAGTTTTGTCAGAACTGGTCGATCAGTAAAGCAAAACTTGATGATCTGAATGCTCTCGATGTTTCTCCCGAAGATGTTGTCCGGCTCGCAAAAAAATATTCAGCGCCATCAATTGCGTTTACATATAATGATCCGACAATATTCGGTGAGTATGTAATCGATATCAGCAGAATTGCCAGAGAAGAAAAAATAAAATCTGTTATGGTTACAGCAGGTTATATTGACAAGGAAGCACGCAAAGATGTCTATCAATATATTGATGCAGCCAATGTCGATCTGAAAGCGTTTACAGAAAAGTTTTACCATAAGGTTACTTTTTCGCATCTAGATGATGTGCTTGATACTTTGTTATGGTTGAAGAATGAAACCGATATATGGTTTGAAATAACTACCCTGCTGATCCCGGATGAAAATGATTCTGATGAAGAAATAAAAAATGAATGTGATTGGATATTAAAAAATCTCGGTGATTCTATACCTTTACATTTTACAGCATTCCATCCTGACTTTAAAATGATGGAAAAATCAAGAACACCGGAAGCTACACTTATTCGGGCAAGATCAATTGCACTATCAATGGGAGTTAAATTTTGTTATGTCGGTAATGTTCATAATGCAGAAGGACAGATTACTTATTGTCCTTCGTGTAAGACAAAATTGATTGAACGTGACTGGCACAAAGTGCTTCACAACAGAATTGTGAAAGACAGATGTTATAAATGCAGTTCAAAAATCCCAGGATGTTTTTAG